The segment GAATCACTGGTGATCCTCGAGTATATCGACGAGACATGGAAGGAAACATCTCATTTGCTACCTCAGGATCCTTATGAGAAAGCCATGGCACGTTTTTGGGCAAAATTTGTTGACGACAAGGTAAGATACCATTGATCACTATTGAATTCAGAACAATATAATTTGACTTTAGACCATTAATTTTACTGAGTCGTATAAGTACATTAACATGTGTATCTATATAATTTGACTTTAGACCAAATACCAACCGCTTCATGAAAAATACCAGACATTAAATTGAATGGTGAAAATTGATGCAGAATGTGTCTTATAGGTTATGGAAATAGCAATAAACTGATTGTGAAACTGTTTGTATGATCAAATACTTCTGGATATGATTTCTAGACTATGTATCAGGAATAATAGAAGCATTACCTGGctatatatttttaacttttttattaatataataactGAAAGAAATGTTTCTAGCTTTCTCTTGTTAATAttcacaaaattaataattatgccATCATTTAATTAGTAAGAAGTATTGTTAAGCTTATGATGTATTTCTAAAATGAATCcaaatgtaatattttttctttataaaaggGCTAAAACGTAcattttagtttatattttttaagaatttaaatgtattaaatcatataatatatggaccaaaataaaattttatcattaattaaagGGTCAAAAGTTCTATTATTCCTGATTATTAATTTGCTTGAGAACTTTTTTAGTAATAAATATGACTACTTGCCACATTATCTTGTCATATAAGTACCACATAAGATTCGAAAGAGACTCCTCTACAATAATGATCTCTCCAATTTCTTGAAGTGCTACCTTATATAATTGATATGTGtccatttaattatttaatggaCCAGATTAATTTTCTTGATCAAATATCATTAACGATGGTTATTAGTAattctctctcctctcttttcTTCTCACTTTTTTTGACCAAGTATCATTAGCCCTGGTTATTAGTAATTCTCTTTCCTCTCATTCCTTTCTTAATTATCAAAGAAACGCTTCTTTCCCTCTAAAACTATCCGAAAAAATAAAGCAATCAAACATCATTCGTGTaaattaacaaatgaaaattaaaattatatcaatattttaatgtttttacatttatatGTGAAATGAAGTGATTAGCCCTAATTAAGGATTACAACTATAAATACCATAAGAAAGAAGATCCAAAAAATAAATGGAGAATTTCACagaaaaagaatatatgaaaaaatattttcctactCATTTTTCGTGCCCATTCTAGATCCATTAGATGCAGAAACTccaaattgaaaaaatgatgtTACGAAAAAGACGATGAAATTTTGTGGAATCAAGCTTCAAAGAAATAGTTTCAtggttgaatttttaaattttataacccAAAGTCATCCTTTGAATTTGTCTTCTTTTATCACAGTGTGAAATAATGAAAAGGAAAAGTGATTTGTTGTCAACAAATCAAATTCTTTGTTAGAGAAAATGTTTGTTGCATAATCAAGTGAGGAAGAGAGAGAATTAAATACTAATAACCACGATTAATGGTATttgatcaaaaaaattaatctgattcataaaaaatttaattgacaCATTTCAACTATATAAGATAGACTGGAGAGATCATTACTGGAGAGGAGTCTCTTCCGTAAGTTTCATACGACACAAAATTGCAAGAGATTATATTGGAAGAAGACTAGTCCATAATAGAAGCTTCGAGAGAAGTGTGAGAATATCATGCAGAGCCTAGAATATCATAGTTTTTTCTATCTGAAAGATTTTTATTCTAGACGCAGAGAGAGTTCTTGTAATAATACTATTTGTAAATACATAAGAACttctataataattataatatccAGAGcctaaaatatcataattttttctatCTGAAAGATTCTTATTCTACACACAGAGAGAGTTCTTGTAATAAGactattttctaaatatataaaaacttatataataattaataatttacactTTTATTCCTAAATTAGGAATATATAACTAGATAAACTTCCATTTGTAAATTCATCTcacaaaaatcaatcaaaattccCTACACATCTTTCTTCCTATACTCTTTACACTAAAGCACAAAGTTTTGGACTTGTCATTTTCACACATACTGTTGTGATAAGGTAATCAGTCCaaatcaaaatataagaaaattatttttgtcaaaattttccAGGCTTTGTAACGCAATGCCTGACATCAGATTTTGGcttgaaactttaaaatatttgagaaagaaaatagCAAAGATTTGTAATATTTATACATCCCCTTTGTGAAAGTAAAGAGCAACGTGAGTGGATCATTTGGACTTTTTGCCCCTATTTTGTGTGGATCATTAACTTATATTTCTCatatgacaaataaataaacattagcTTGAAAATATCAATTgcaaattaaaacaaacatgGCTGATGAAGTGAAGCTTTACAGGACATGGTCAAGTCCATTTGGTTTGAGGATCGTTTGGGCGCTGCATATCAAAGGGATCGAATACGAAGCCATCTTTGAAGATTTGAGCCAGAAGAGCCCTCAACTCCTCCAGTATAATCCTGTTCACAAAAAGATTCCTGTACTTGTACACAAAGGCAAACCAATCTGTGAATCACTGGTGATTCTCGAGTATATCGACGAGACATGGAAGGAAACAGCTCCTTTGCTGCCTCAGGATCCTTATGAGAAAGCCATGGCACGATTTTGGGCAAAATTTGTGGAAGACAAGGTAAGAAACTGTTGATCTCTCTTCATTTCAGAACAAAAATACTTTAGTCTATATAATTTGACTTATAGGCCACTAATTTTATTGAGTACCGGTGAATACACTTGAACAAATAGGCATTTTCAGTTATCATTTTCATTGATATTTGTCTTTCATGATCTGCAGCTTCTGCCATCAGTATGGAGTATTTTTACAGAACAAGGATATGACGCGAAAAAGGAAGCTTTTGTTCCAGCAGTGCAAAACCTAGAAATCATTGAAGAGCAATTGAAAGAGAAGAAGTTTTTTGGTGGAGAAAGTATAGGATATGTGGATCTTGTACTTGGTTGGATGGCGTATCTTCTTGATGTTTTTGAGGAGGTACTCGATTTGAAGTTGTTTGATGCAGACAAATTCCCGCTCTTATCAGGATGGATGAAGAACTTCTGTGATGCTCCGGCAATCAAACAACACTTGCCACCACGAGACAAACTAGTAACCAAATTCCAACTGcttcatgaaaaatttcagaCAGCAAATTGAATGGTGAAATTGCTGCAGTGTGTGTCTTTATAGTTATAGGGAAATAACAAGAAACTGATTGTGGAACTGTTTGTATGATCAACTACTTTTGGATTATGTATCAACAATAATAGAAGTTTAATTTTCATggcaatatatttttaattttactagCTTCTGACGTGTATATCATGTTAATTAGCATAGATATTTCCAAAAAAGATAAGTGTGTGAGGTGTAAAATAcaagctaaaataaatgaatggtgcagcatattcaattgatattatGATCATTGCCAAGACACATCATACACAAATATTCTTATCAACTGAATTATTTTGAAAACTAATACTATGACGACTTCAATTATACAATTCTtgtaatatatcaaatattcaaCTTGTTAAAAGTTCTTTTTAATATGCTACAACACATAATTTAAATGTTGACATTATAgttacaaaatatttaatgcATTAAAGCTTCCGCCTTCTTCTTAAGGAATAATCCCCTCCACTTTTTTACAAATGCATACATATCGATAACTTGTCGTCGAAGAAAAGTAGTGTTTTGTAATAATTGTAAAGAAATTCGATCAATATATGTATTCCTTAGGATGGCTAATAGATCATTATCAATTTCATATTCTACACCtacaaaataaaagtatttatttgttaaaattattaattttatcatctataaattttgataaaagaaatttttgtcaagttataatatataattgaattatgaaataCAACACAATCATTTGTGAGATATTAACACCatgacagaaaaaaaaaaccaatataaaccaaaaattatataatacttTTGAAGGTGTCTGCATAACTCAATTTCCCTAATTTCCaattcataaacaaaaaaattaaatagaagcATAAATAACActaacaaaacaaagaaaacatcTGGAGGTATATGCTAGATATGTTGTCAATGACAATCTAACATTCCCAAAAAGCAATGTGCATATCACAATATCtagatatcaaaataaataggaaaactaAGTTAATTGCTCAATAATTTGTTCATGAATGGATAGAAAAGCATCAATATACGTTGTTAAACTTACAACTCAAAGCTAGGACTGTTATTAGGagcaatacataaaaaaaaaaaaaactacaacgAATAGCAAGTGAtggatatttatgtttttaaagaaGGCTAAGCCACATGATAAATATGCTATCTCTGGATGAGGTTAGTTCCAGCAAGCCAAGTCACAGTGATCTCTTAATATTTGAAGTTCAAGCAAAAGTGAACAATTGGTTACAAGGGTTAAGAGTTTCCCCGGATAAGGGAAGTTAATTCATCTTACAGAGTGGAAGCTAAGACCAAGATAGGAAGGGGTATTGTGACATCACAAAACCGAGACACCAGACAAGAAGTAGCCACAAAATTTTGCAATATCAAATTGATGTTTGTGCAAGAACAGCGAACAACGGGAGCAAAAGTTCGAATAGTGTATTTCAAGTTTCAAACTTCCCAAcgaataaacagaaaataaggGTAACAAAGTGGCTATtgataaagaagaaaacaaatttacatgacataacataaacaacaatatcacaaaaataacaatatcaaAAACATAGCGACTCATGATATGACATACACAGTAAAAAGGAAAACACAACAGTTCTTGATAAATAAAGAGGCAAAAAAAGTTTACCTGATGTATTTGAATTAATGAGGCACAGAAAAGAGAACAGATTAATGGATATAACAATGGAGACATTTATAGAGATGACTAAAGAATCTGAAAAGGTTTATAACAATTTGACATTCATAGAGATGACTAAAGAATCTGAAAAGATTTTGCATCATCTGATAATTAAAGCAATGGAAGTTGGAAAAAGGATGTTACACCAATCGGCTGAGCAGAAACGTATACTTTCTGGAGAATTAAATTAGGGCTGAGATTAtcagcaattttttttaaaaaaattaatatttaagtaaTACTATAAGGTTAAAAGGGTAAATTAACTTTGGGGTAAAGAGGTtcctacttataataatatatgattaataataatatgaaagtCTCGTTTCAATATTCCGATGTATTAGATTATGAACCAAACAGTATCACATTAAGAGTAATATTGACATAAAAACATACATAAACTATTGTGAAGTTATCAATTACACACCTAAACAATGTGTACTATAATTGGGTAACTGAAATTCACAATAGTTTCGTAATTAAGTTCAGTAGAAGCAGATGTTATTTGACCAAGAACAAGCTTGGTCATATCGCAGGAGTGAAACATCTATATGTACAATGAACCTTCTTCGTCAGAGACTGAGTTAATATATAGTCCCACTTTGGGGACTTCCCTTTGGGACAGGTAGGATTTCATAAGGTATGACAACTGGTGCAGCTTTGGCAAAAATGTTTGGCCGGCAGTTGGCCAACAGAGCTTTAAATATTCAATCTGCCCCTCTCTGATTGAACTAAAGAAGATTTAGTAATAGAAACTTTACCTTTTGTCATTTGTCAATACTTCCATTTTGCAGCCTTCAATATTTCATCTTTCTTCCGTCATGACTGGAACTAGTCATCTTTAACTTTTTGAAAACATGTCATATCTATCTCTGAGTGAAGTAGTTCATCAGTCACTGTAAGATTACATGTAACATTTGGGCAGGAATTGACCAAATCCATAGAGAGTGTCGAAGTGACTGTTTCAAACTTGCATAAACAAGACTTTATTCCAAGTATCTATTCTCACTCTTACTCTGCTTGAGAAGAAGATGGCTTCTTTCGCAATCGAGGACTTTGTTGGAAATGGATCTCTGCAAGGACTTCTACCAAAGCTGCTGGAGGAAGGCTGGGATGATGTACCAACTTTGAAGACTATGAATGCAGACGATATGAACGAGTTGAACATGACTCAACGACAAAAGGTTCTCTTTATTGATAATTCACCCTTTCTTGTTATCTCTCGAGAAAATCATCTGGGGTTCATCTTCATATAATTTTGCGAATCTGTGTCAATAAATGAGTAACTCTTGTGTTTCCCTAGATAATATGACCTATCACAAGAATTAAGTTAACAACAGAAATAAGATAATAAAGCTTCATGTGCTTAATCAAAAGTCCTAAACTCCTCCATTCCATTTCTATGTTATTTGCTCAAATTAAAATATGGACACAAATTTGTCAGGCTAGTGTTCTGTACCACTGAAAAGTTACAGAAAAACAAACTAAGATATTGCTctgatgatttatttatttcctaATCTAGGATGCACTGGATATCAGGTCTTACCTGCACAATCGTGCACTGATGCAATATGCGGATACGCTTGAGGAGTCTGGGAAGTCTCTTCCTGAGCTTCTTAAGCTAACCAAAGTAGATCTTACTACAGTGTATGGAATGAAAAGGGGCCATGTTGCCCGTTTTACAGACAGAACTACAACTTCTGCGGGAGACACTTTGTCAGAAGCCTATAATCTCCAAGCGAGCAGAAGAACAGCCTCAAGGAATGAGAGTCTTTACGAGAAAATTTCTGCTGTCACCACCAGGAAGCAAAGTATGACAAGATCTCTTGGAAGAACCAATACAGCTTATGATGCATCCCTTGAACAATCAATGGCtgatttcaaaattaaagatGGACATGTTTTTAAGGGAATTGTAGCTTCAATGCCAGATGAGCCTAGAGCATGTGGCTGTGTGCAGGCAACCCCAGTAATCGAGAATGTTGCTCCTTATTCCTCCATTGAGAATATCTCAGTTCAGAAACTGACACCAGAGTACAAGATTGGAATGGAGCGTCTGGTGAAATCAAAGACTCCACCAATGAAGGCTTCAGAGCTCTGGCGTGATAAACCAGCAGTGATTCTATGCATTCGTCGCCCTGGGTAAAGCATCAAATCATTACTGCAATTCACAcctataattaataaaaatcgtAGCTAGATTGGTATGCTATATCTTAGACGCTGACTATTTTAGGTTCATACACATACTtggttaaaaagaaataaaggaacatcttgcaagaatctcacaaGGAAACTCAAGTCAATATCTGCATAGAACTTCACCAACAGTAGATGATCTAATAGTCTCTATGATTTCAGTAAACTCTGATGCACTGATGAAGGATACAATCTAGGAAAGATTTTTCCTTGAAAGAACAAGtgatatttactttttataggaaagaaaatgaaattaattatttatttacaagcaagaattagTGCGTCTCATATCAAAAAGACTATCGGAAACAGGTGCATCATGTGCAGAGCTGAAGCCCACCAACTCTATGCAAAGAAACCAATATTTGACGCGTTAGGGATTCAATTATTTGCTGTTCTTCATGAGCAAATAGAAGCAGAGGTAACCTTTTTCTACATTTTCTTTGACATTTCTTTGGAAGGACCTGGTTTTTTATGCTGGGTTTTGTTATCCAGGTAAAGGATTTCTGGCCTCGATATTGGGGTGGTGTAGTCCTCTTTGACAGAAGCATGGAATTTTATAAATCTCTGGGAGGAGGAAATCTTCTAAAAGATAAGTTCATATCAGGCTTTCTTTTTAACCCTAGAGCTATTGCAAATTACAAGCGAGCAAAATCCATGGGGGTGGAGCAAAACTTCAGGGGTGAAGGTGAGATAAAAGGAGGACTCTACATTGTTGGCAGAGGAAAGAGTGGAGTAGCTTATCAATTTATTGAAAGGAATTTTGGAGACTGGGCACCCCATGCTGAAGTTTTTGAAATCTGTCACCAGTTGCAGGTAACATTTCTGGCTTCTCTAATAAACACATTATACaattaagttttaacttttggtctaatgaaattttcttcatatattCCAGAATCCACGGGGAAGTCAGTTAGAGTTGCCCCAATCAATACAGCAACGGGATTAGATATGGTTATTGCTTCTATGCACCAGGCCCTTGCTTTTGAATATTAAGCTCAAGAAGCTATCTCTTCCAAACTTCCAACTGTTATGTTTCATTACCACAGCAGTTTTATTGTACGAATATCACTACTGGAGTGTTAGAGTCTATCGAGACTGGCAATATATCTGTTACTTGTGAATCACATAAAATAGAAGTGTCATTTTGTAGATTGTACTCAATTAGATATGATTGATGGATGAAAAGATCCACATAAAAGAAGGTCACGGCCATGATTCTACCAGTTACATTTCTTTTACTTGATGTATGTACAAACCCATACATGAAAGTGGACTGATATTTGAGAATTACATGGTTGGACTATTGAATTAAACGTCCAGTACATGGTGGTCCACAGCAGGAAATTTAAGTACCCTTGACCtaccaaaaaagaaatataatagtATACCTTTTTATGCATCACTATGTTTCTACTTCCAAATGAGCAAGTAGGCACACTGCTCCACCGGAAAGAAACAGGCCCTTCGACGACAATgatcaaaattaaaacaaataaagaagaaaagacaAAGTGCAACCATTTATCTGAACTACTGTCACTGCATAAAAGAGTTTCTAATGAAATACCTAATAATGAGTCAACAGAAATACACAGAAGTAAACAGCACTTGAGGTGGCTCACAAATTCTATTACAGCAATTTCACCTTTAAAAAGTAAAGACTTACCAGATACGGGAGACCTTAATAGTTTTGCATCTGTCTTGAAGTCAACTAACGCACCAATCCTGCAAATAAAGCTAGAAATATAGTACAGGAAATATAGCTTGAAATCTCACATATCTAATAAGCAGAAAGATATCTCACCTCCAGATTGTTTCCAAATGATAGAGCCTTAATTTGCTCAATTGTAGGGATCTTTCCATATTTTAAGTATTAGGAAAGACAACAAACTTTAATTACCAGCGGTCTCTGCAGCTACATGTCCCATCCTTGAACAAGTGAAAGCGATTTGCATCTCTAACTAGTATTTCCCTCTGAACAATTTTTGACACATACTTGGTCCAAGTGTGGCAATCTCCACAAACCCGTAGATTCTTCATTACTTGCAAAGGTGAACCTTCTTTTGTGTTCAACAATCCAAATGCTATAGCAAGTCTTTCACTATGCCCATAAAGCAAATTTATCTTCTCATCTTCACCGACatcatgcaaaacaaattttaagtCAGCAACATAACCTTCCTTGTCCATTGTTCTATTGAGGTCCTCTATGAGCTCATTGACTTGCTTGAATTGTTGAAAGGACCTATCACCAGTGCCAAAAATAAAAACTCTGTTAGAAATCTCAATCCAGCTACATCCTGGGTCTTTCCTAAGACCTCTAGCTTTCAAAGATTTTCGTATTGTTCTCACTTGGTCCCACTTCCTTAAGGAGGCATATACATTGGAAGCTAAAACATTATACCCAGGATCATCAGAGTTCAATTCAACAAGGCGTTCTACGACACGCTCAGCAGTCACGGTATCTCCACTAGCTCGACAAGCACTAAGTAGAGATCCCCACATACTTGCATCAGGCCGCAGCGGCATAGAAAGGATAAAATCCTCTGCTTCAGCCAGTAGCCCAGAACGTGATAAGAGATCAACCATGCAAGCATAATGTTCAATCCTAGGCTCAATGTTGTATGTTTTTCTCATTTGGTTAAAGCATGCACGACCTTCTTGCACTAAACCAGAATGGCTACAAGCATATATAACGGCAACAAAAACAATATGATCGGGAATAGTACCCGTCTCCTTCATCTGCTGAAAAGATCTGAGAGCCTTCTTTCCTTCACCATACATTCCATATGCAGAGATCATTGCTGTCCATGTCACCACATCTTTAATACTCATGTGCTCAAAGACCGATATCGCATTCTTTAAACTCCCAGTTTTAGAGTACATCTCGATCAGTGCATTTCCAACAGGGACTTGTGACTCAAATTTGAGCCTGATTATGAAGCCATGCAGCTCTTTTCCCTGTCTTTTGGCAGCAAGTAAGGAACACAAAGGCAGCGAACCTAAAATGGTAGCCACATCTGGCATGAGTCCTTCCGTTCTCATCCTACTGAGCATCTTTAAACCCAAGTAACTTTCCTCATAATGGCTACAGGCAGCAATAATAGTATTCCACGTTACAATATCTCTACTAGTCATGATCTCAAATTGCCATACTGAATGCTCCATTCTACCACATTTAGCATACACGTCTAGAAGAGCATTGCCCACAATAAGAGTGGAATCATATCCTCTCTTAATTATATCGCAGTGGAGCTCTCTTGTAAAATCCACGTCCATCAATTTTGTACACATTGAGAGTAGTGTGACAAAAGTGACAGAATCAGGTTGCAAGTCTATCCTCATCATCTTAAGCAGATCAACTGCTTCTTTATTAAGCCCGTTCTCAAAATAACCACTAATTATTGAGTTCCATGAGACCAAATCCCATCTTTTCATGTTGTCAAAAACTTGCCTTGCAGCCACCAAATCACCACATCTTGCATACATGTTAATTATGATATTGCAAGCAGTCGTGTCACATTCGTATCTGTTTTCCAAAATATAGTCATGAACGTATCTTCCAAATCGTAAATCCCCCATATGCCCACAAGCTTGCAAAACAGAAGTAACTGTAAGGAGATCTGGCTTGTGTTCATCAACCATTTCTTGAAACAATTTGATGGACTCCTGATACAACCCCGAGTGAGAAAACCCACAAATTATAATATTCCAAGTGACAATATCTCTATATATCATCTCATCAAAGATTCTCTGACAGTCCAACAACCTCTCAAACTTAAAGTACATTGAAAGCAGACCATTACTCACAGCCATATCTCCCTTAATGCCACTCTTCTCCACCAACCCATGAACCATCTGACCCTGTTCAACCTCCATCAGACCCCCACATGCAGGTAAAACACTAGACACAGTAAAAGCATCAGCAGCAACACCTGATAACCTTCCCTCTCGAAAAACTTCTAAAGCCTCCTCCCAATACCCATTCGCACTATACCCTGAAACCAAACTATTCCAAGAAACCACGTCTCTACTAGGCATTTCATCAAACACCACACGCGCTCTCCCTAATTCGTTCATCCTCGCATACATATCAATCAAAGcattacatatatacaaatcTGATCCAAACCCCATCTCCGAAACCTCATTATGCACAATTTTCACCATTTCAAGATCCAATAAACTGCCACACGAATTAATAATCGAAGGGAATGTATAATTATCAGGCTTAacatttaattttctcatttGGGTATAAAAGTCTAATGCTTTAGACCATAACCCATTATGGGTCATGGCTCTAATGATAGTGTTCCATAAGTAAACATTATGTGTAGGCGAATTTATGCGGAAAATGGATAATGAAGAAACAGGGTCTTTGAACTGGGAGTACTTCGAAATGAGTTTTCCACAGAAGAACGTTGATTGATGCTGGCCTGAAACTACTATGAGAGAATGAACTTTGTGGAGATCAGTTTGGTTAGTTACAGAAGATAATGCTCTTAAGATTAAAGAATGGAACCAATATTCAGTTCTTTGGCCTACAATGCCAAGCTTTATGGTCTTCatggatgaaaaaaataaatatgatcttttggaatttttgaaacCACAAGATTTTATAATATTCTGGGTGTGAGTTGGCAGCTACACCGCCACGCCACCAATCTCAAAGTTTTATTTCTAAACTCTCCATCTTTATCAAGttttttttgatctttttatttcttagatTTGTTACATTTAAATCGAGCATCTTACATAAACAATGTTTTTATTTCTACAACTTTGTGATATTTCTAAATGTATATTGTTATAGTTGATAGCtgtaaaatatgaagaaaaaaaaaatttaagatggTAACGAAAAATGTACATATTAACGATTCAATATAGTTGGCCAACTAATAATCTAAATTTGAGGTAATAATTGTtgcatcaaaaatattttctttgccAAAATCTGATGTTGGCTTTCTATTTCAAAGACAAAAAGCTTAATCCCTGATGTGACCAAAGAAAAGTGGAACAACTAAGCAATCAGTGTACTTGTAATGCCCATTTGAATTACTTCAACAACTAACCAAGAAGCTATAGAACTTGAGCAATTAAGACAATGGATCTAATTTGAAAAAGGAAATCGTTTGTGCATTGATTCTACAGAAATTTAGGGTTcgtaatttaattaaaaaagt is part of the Solanum lycopersicum chromosome 1, SLM_r2.1 genome and harbors:
- the LOC101258000 gene encoding glutathione transferase GST 23 — its product is MADEVKLYRTWSSPFGLRIVWALHIKGIEYEAIFEDLSQKSPQLLQYNPVHKKIPVLVHKGKPICESLVILEYIDETWKETAPLLPQDPYEKAMARFWAKFVEDKLLPSVWSIFTEQGYDAKKEAFVPAVQNLEIIEEQLKEKKFFGGESIGYVDLVLGWMAYLLDVFEEVLDLKLFDADKFPLLSGWMKNFCDAPAIKQHLPPRDKLVTKFQLLHEKFQTAN
- the LOC101253623 gene encoding pentatricopeptide repeat-containing protein At3g03580 isoform X2, encoding MKTIKLGIVGQRTEYWFHSLILRALSSVTNQTDLHKVHSLIVVSGQHQSTFFCGKLISKYSQFKDPVSSLSIFRINSPTHNVYLWNTIIRAMTHNGLWSKALDFYTQMRKLNVKPDNYTFPSIINSCGSLLDLEMVKIVHNEVSEMGFGSDLYICNALIDMYARMNELGRARVVFDEMPSRDVVSWNSLVSGYSANGYWEEALEVFREGRLSGVAADAFTVSSVLPACGGLMEVEQGQMVHGLVEKSGIKGDMAVSNGLLSMYFKFERLLDCQRIFDEMIYRDIVTWNIIICGFSHSGLYQESIKLFQEMVDEHKPDLLTVTSVLQACGHMGDLRFGRYVHDYILENRYECDTTACNIIINMYARCGDLVAARQVFDNMKRWDLVSWNSIISGYFENGLNKEAVDLLKMMRIDLQPDSVTFVTLLSMCTKLMDVDFTRELHCDIIKRGYDSTLIVGNALLDVYAKCGRMEHSVWQFEIMTSRDIVTWNTIIAACSHYEESYLGLKMLSRMRTEGLMPDVATILGSLPLCSLLAAKRQGKELHGFIIRLKFESQVPVGNALIEMYSKTGSLKNAISVFEHMSIKDVVTWTAMISAYGMYGEGKKALRSFQQMKETGTIPDHIVFVAVIYACSHSGLVQEGRACFNQMRKTYNIEPRIEHYACMVDLLSRSGLLAEAEDFILSMPLRPDASMWGSLLSACRASGDTVTAERVVERLVELNSDDPGYNVLASNVYASLRKWDQVLSTIQASQ
- the LOC101253319 gene encoding uncharacterized protein; this encodes MASFAIEDFVGNGSLQGLLPKLLEEGWDDVPTLKTMNADDMNELNMTQRQKDALDIRSYLHNRALMQYADTLEESGKSLPELLKLTKVDLTTVYGMKRGHVARFTDRTTTSAGDTLSEAYNLQASRRTASRNESLYEKISAVTTRKQSMTRSLGRTNTAYDASLEQSMADFKIKDGHVFKGIVASMPDEPRACGCVQATPVIENVAPYSSIENISVQKLTPEYKIGMERLVKSKTPPMKASELWRDKPAVILCIRRPGCIMCRAEAHQLYAKKPIFDALGIQLFAVLHEQIEAEVKDFWPRYWGGVVLFDRSMEFYKSLGGGNLLKDKFISGFLFNPRAIANYKRAKSMGVEQNFRGEGEIKGGLYIVGRGKSGVAYQFIERNFGDWAPHAEVFEICHQLQNPRGSQLELPQSIQQRD
- the LOC101253623 gene encoding pentatricopeptide repeat-containing protein At3g03580 isoform X1 codes for the protein MKTIKLGIVGQRTEYWFHSLILRALSSVTNQTDLHKVHSLIVVSGQHQSTFFCGKLISKYSQFKDPVSSLSIFRINSPTHNVYLWNTIIRAMTHNGLWSKALDFYTQMRKLNVKPDNYTFPSIINSCGSLLDLEMVKIVHNEVSEMGFGSDLYICNALIDMYARMNELGRARVVFDEMPSRDVVSWNSLVSGYSANGYWEEALEVFREGRLSGVAADAFTVSSVLPACGGLMEVEQGQMVHGLVEKSGIKGDMAVSNGLLSMYFKFERLLDCQRIFDEMIYRDIVTWNIIICGFSHSGLYQESIKLFQEMVDEHKPDLLTVTSVLQACGHMGDLRFGRYVHDYILENRYECDTTACNIIINMYARCGDLVAARQVFDNMKRWDLVSWNSIISGYFENGLNKEAVDLLKMMRIDLQPDSVTFVTLLSMCTKLMDVDFTRELHCDIIKRGYDSTLIVGNALLDVYAKCGRMEHSVWQFEIMTSRDIVTWNTIIAACSHYEESYLGLKMLSRMRTEGLMPDVATILGSLPLCSLLAAKRQGKELHGFIIRLKFESQVPVGNALIEMYSKTGSLKNAISVFEHMSIKDVVTWTAMISAYGMYGEGKKALRSFQQMKETGTIPDHIVFVAVIYACSHSGLVQEGRACFNQMRKTYNIEPRIEHYACMVDLLSRSGLLAEAEDFILSMPLRPDASMWGSLLSACRASGDTVTAERVVERLVELNSDDPGYNVLASNVYASLRKWDQVRTIRKSLKARGLRKDPGCSWIEISNRVFIFGTGDRSFQQFKQVNELIEDLNRTMDKEGYVADLKFVLHDVGEDEKINLLYGHSERLAIAFGLLNTKEGSPLQVMKNLRVCGDCHTWTKYVSKIVQREILVRDANRFHLFKDGTCSCRDRW